The genomic window CCccctgtaaaaacaaacaacaaagccTTCCTCCTCAACCTCCCCGCTCTCCTGCTGGGCCGCTGGCTGCCCTCCTACCCCCCAGGGCTCTGCCCCTGGTTGAAGGAGACTGCTAGCAGACCACCAGTGACAATGAGTGACAAGTTCCATGACCTTGTCATCGCAGCTAGGGGCCACTGCTTCCTCCCTGAGGGGTGTGACAGATCCCTGAAAGGCAGCTCTCCACACTCCCCTCAGTCGGCTACCCAGGACCACCCTTTCAGGGCCCAGAGTCAAATCCAGCCTGGAATGATGCATTCCTGCAGAGGGAGCGCGGGAATGTCACGGGGCGGGCTCCACAGCTCTCATTCTCCGTGCCCTGGTGGGCAGGTCATACCCAGAATGTCCTCAAGCCCCAGCGGGAGATTCGAATCCTCTGTGCTCCAACACCTCCCCAGGCCTTGGCATCACATTGCCAGGGCGCGCTTTCTGGCTTCACTACTTGCTGtcagtgaccttgagcaagctccACAAACTTCACTTTCCTTATTGGGTAAATGAGGATGACAAGAGTCCCTGCCCCATAAATGAGACAATGTGTATAAATAAAGCACTTGGCACAGCGCCTAGCACAGAAGTGTTTGAGACACATTAACCATTATTAATATTAGTATCATCATCTTACTGTAAACCTTGGCCATTTCTCTTCTTTCGAGGCTCACGAAGAAGCATGACTTCCCTCTAGCTCAAGGTCTTGGGCTTCTTCCTAAGTGAGGTCCTGCAAAGGGTCCCTAGGAAACTGTGGGACCAGTCCCGGGGCCATTGCGCCTGCTTCATCTTGAACTAGGGCCTCTGCTGGGCGCCCTTGCCCACTACCCTCCTGCACAACCACGTGTTTGGGTTTGGGATGGGCAGGGCTCTCCCTGTGGCAGCATCTGTCCCCTAGGGTGACACAGGACATCAGTGGCTCATAGAGCTGCTgtgtctgcctctcctgctccccacaccctccTCCACCACCTCATTAGCTCTCCAGTCATGCTCCAATCTCCAGGAGAGACTGGCAGCAGCCACAGAAGTAGCAGACAGCGGCACCTCCCTGCTCCTGGCTGCCGCCCCTGGCCACCCTGCAGCTCAGAGCAGCCTTTCCCCTGTCACTCAGGCTCCGACTGGCAGAGAGATTAGCATTCAGAGGGAGAATGGAAAATCATCAAGGCCATCACCTCCTTCTTCCTTAGGAGCTAAGATACATGCAGGGAAGCAGAGCCAGTGGGAGGGGGGCTGTCCAGGCCAGGCCTCCCCCTGGAGGTTAGGACAGGGCTCCAGGCACACAGAGGCAGCAGCGATCCTCCCTGGTCCTGTGTGCCTGGTTGCTGGGtcttcccaggtgccccagggctgggctgggcttggcTCTGGCTTGTTTCAGAACTGCCCATCGCCCTGCTGTTGCGTGTGTGGAAAGACAAGGCGGCGGGAAGGGCCACGGGGCGAGGAGGCAAAGCACTAGATGCTCTGAACCCACCATTGTTGCAAAGTGACCTGTTGTTCTATAGTTAACACTGCCTCCCGGGCTCAGATATATGGAAGGCTTGCTGAGCACTTTAGACACGTTATCTAATTTAACTCTGACGACCACTCAGAGACAGGTTTACCATAATCCTCCTTGTAGGAGAAACCCCAGGTTGGGGATGTTCAGTAACCCATCCAAGGCCACAGAACTGGGAAGTGATGGTGGAGTCTGGACTCCTATCTGGTGCTCTGAGCCCGGACTCCTCACTCCCAGATTCTGCGTTGATATTTCATGAAAGCCAGCACCCCGCCCCCTCGCCCCCGGGGCCAGGGGAGCCCCAGCTCTCAGTCTCTGCGCTGCCTCTCTGGTTGCCCTTAATCCCTTCTGTCTGCCAAGCCTCTGGGCTTTCCTGCTCCCATTCCCAAGCAGCAGCTCTTTCCAAGGAAatagggctggggcgggggagaaTGGGAGGAGGCAGCCTCTTGGGGACACTGGGTCCACCCCTGCGACAGTGGGCTGAGACAGGAGCACTTGGGGCCCAGCATCGGCTGAGGGTGGCCACTTCCTGCAGCAGGAGAGGGGCTGCAAATGTGCACGttgtgcagagagcccaggggTGGGAGAGCCCCGGGGAATAAGAGGGAGCGTGGGCTAGGTGTGTGGGGAAGGTGTAAACACAATCTGCTCCCACCGAAGCCAGCCgctccctgggggagggggcccctcccgccccgcccacATGGCACCCCAGCTGCCGGGGCCCAGGCAGCCGCCAAGGCCAGCCcacaccccccccgcccccgcccccagtcccCTCGCCTTCCCTCCCTTCATCTGGGACCGGTGCCTGGAGGAGCCACCGGCCCCTGAGCGGGTTCCTGGAACAGAGCTGCGAAGGGGTGTCACTTTGTGGAGGTGTGTCTGGGCCGCCAGCCAGCCCCTGTCCTGCCAGGTGACCTTGGCCTGACAATTCCTCAGACTCGTGCAAGGAGACAGGCCACCTGGAAACGGCAGTGCAGAGCCGAGGCTGAAGGGACAGGAACATGGCAAAGAGATTAGAGAATGAATACACAGGTCGGGCTCGGGGACACAGACTGGGGCCCCAGGAACGGTGTCCTCTGGCCCTCAGCCTGACAGCCCTGTCACCAGGAAAGCCACTGCCTGCCTCACAGCAGAAAGACGGGCTGACAGGAGCTGAGACAGGGGTCACGAACTCTTGGCCTGGGTCAAGTGGGCAGTGGGGCTCTGCCAGGGACTCCAGCCCAGAGCTCCTTGCCTGGTGAGacccttcccctgcctctgccccgccCTACTTCTAGAGGCTTCCACAGCcctgccaggctccctgcagaatcaacagcccctcccccagggcttcCGTGCAGGTCCCCACAGTCTATGGCATCTcacccctttcctcccctccttcatcTGTGGAGTCACAGGGCGGCAGCAAAGGGACTGCTGTCTAGAGAACTCCTCATCTCCTGCCTCCCATTGGCAGGGGCCAGCCAGGCGGAGACTTCCCCGCCTGTCAGCCCGCCTGGGGGCTGGATGgtgaggaaggggggggggggggcaggtcaggggggggggggggggggtgctgctttGCAAGATGAATGGCTTCCAGACAGTCGGGAGCAGCTGCCTGCAGGTCTGTGCCTGGATCTCAGGGAGCAGAAGCGGAAATCTGCTTTGATCTCTGCTCCGGGTCAGGCAGGATGGCGAAGAGAGAAATGGCAGAGCCGCTGGGGGCAAAGGAGGCTGCTGCGGTGCTGAGCAGTCAGCGGACTGACAAAAACAAGTGTCATGCTTTTTCCCTTCCCACACGCTACTGCCCCTTTGGAACCTGCGCACGCATGCACACGCGCGCGCCCAGAAGACGCGCTCAGAGCCCAGGCTGGGAGAAGCTTTGCTCCAGCTGCAGGCAGACATGTCACAGATCCAACGGGCACTTCTTGCTGATGATCTAGCCAAGCGGCCCGTGACAGGGAGAGTGCTGGGGACCCAGGAGAGGCAAGGACCACAGGAAGCGCGTGCCACTCTGGGACATTGATGCCACGCAGCCTTGGTCCGCAAGTTTTGGGGCTGCCAGGCCAGGGGAACCCCTTTTTTTCACAGAGCAGCTGCCAACTGCCGTGGGGTTCCAGAGACGACTAGGTCCTGGTGGTTAAGAGCGTGGGGCAGCTCTGCAGTGTCCATGAGAGGCTCGGGAAGGCGGGGTCCACCATTAACGAGCTAGATGACACCGGACAAATTTGTTAGCTTCTCTGTGTTTCCTCATTTccaaaatgtggataataatatgCCCAGGCTCCTTGGGTTATTTCAAGGATGAGGTTAAGGAATGAGTGAGAAGCCCTATCAACGGTCCCTTAACTCTCAACCTGCTCCTCGTCTAGCCTGGGCTGCTGGGGTGCCCCAGAGTAGACCCCACCGagtccctctctgggcctgccccCAGACGATCCTCAAGACCTCAAACAAAGGCAGCCCGTCCAGGGCAATGAgcatctctgcccctcctgccggCCACCAGCGCCAGGGGACAAAAGAGGACAAGCAGGTCCAGGACCTCAAGGGGAGGGGTCTACCTTCTCGATGGCTGCTTTTTCCCATTCCCCAGCGTGCTGCTGCTCCTTCCACCACAGCATCCTTTGTAGGTGGGGGACCAGCCGGGACTTGAACTGAAACAGAAAACCAGACCAAATTAGCACTTCCTCCCATGCCAAGGCAGAAGCTTGCATTCCAGAATGGATATTCCAGAGCTCCTCCTCTCCCTTAGAAGTCCACTGGGACTACCCGCATGGCCCCAGCATGACCACTGCCTCATCTCCTAGCTTAGAAAACGCCATTGAGATCACACATCATTCCCTTAAAACTGGCCCTTGCCCTGTGGCTGGGACCATGACAGGCTCAAGGTAGGAGCTGAGAAGAGTCCACGCTCCCCCTTATGACCGAGGGGCAAAGAGCTGCAGGTGGTCTGTTCCCACACGGCCAGGCCTTGCACAGTCTTCCACCCTGGGGCCCAGCCTAGCCCTCTCACCTCCAAGCCTCGAAACCTGGCCCTACCTGTCTCTGCCTGTTGATGTCGGTCCCTGGGGCCGAGCTCCTCCTGAAGACGTGAGAACTTACTTCAGAGACTCTTTCTCCCTAAACAGAAAAGGACGGGAGTCAGAGGATTGAGGGGGGGTGTCCTTCCCATGCGTCCAGACTTCCACTTCCTTCTGCCCCAGGCCTAGCGAGTCACCCCACTATGGAAGAGGGGTAGCAGCGGCTGGGAAAGCAGCTGGAATTTGTGACCAGGTGATCGGAGAGCAGAAATTTCACCCAGGCTGGCCCTTGAAGGCTGGAGATGTTAGGCGTTAGGTCCTGAGGAATTGACAGGAAACTGCTTCCTTCTGGCTTAACCACACAAGGCCAGGCCTGATGGTTCAGATTCGGCTCTCTCCTCCTGAGAAGGGGTCCGGGCCCATTTCATGTGACTGAGACGGACTGCCTGAAGTCAGGGACCTGTCTGTCCCCATCGGCCACAAATCGGAGggatgaccttgagcaagtaacTTGTGCCTCCCAGTCTCTCAGTTTCCTCCACCATTCATGAGAGATAGAAATGTTTGTCTTGCCAACCCTCTGGGACTGTTATAACCCccaaatgagttaatacatgggACACCTCAGGGAATGACTAGAACACTGACCAAGAACCAGAGGAACGCAGGAGAACAGCCAGCCTTTATTAAACAGCTGCTTTGTGCCAAGTGGTTTATGATGATCTGTATTTGAACCTCACAAACAATGCCACGCCATACTGTTATCAATCtcagtttatatataaattaaaaagtcgCTTTCTCCGAGTTTCAGTCAGTAAGGGACGTCAGGACATGGACTCTGGCTACACACTCCCAGACCCAAACTCAGCCTGGAGGACCAGTCTCCAGTGGCCAGAAAGTTAACCCTTCCCTAGGCTGAAACCATGTGGCTTTCACAAGGGATGAAGTTTTGGGAACTTCTGAAATGTTCCTTCCATGGGTGAACAGGGTCCTGCTCTGTGAGGCCCGGGGCTCACCATTTCACCTAGGTCAGCCGATTTCACCTTGGGCGCTCTGTGGCCATCTCAGCTGGCCTAGATGCCAAGGAAGGGCATCGAAGAAATGCTCGTTTCTGGCACATGCGGGGGGCTGCCCAGTGGGTCTTCTGACATTCAGAGCCTGGAGGAATCCCAGCACCAAGGAGGAGTTAGGCGCTGCACACAGACAGAGACTCCCATTCTCATGGCTTGCCAGTCTCCGTGTGGCTGAGGGCGCGTCCCACACCCCAAGATGGAAACACTGGGGTGCCCCGGCAGGCAGGTGTGCTGATTGGCTCAGGCTTCTGAGCCCTATGGGGAGACTCCCTCCAGCCAGGGGCCCGGAGCCCGAGGGCATCGTGTTCTTTGTTTCACTAGGAGTGAGAGAAGGCTAGAAAAATTTGCAAGAGAGAATGCTGTCCTCTCTCTTGCACGAGGTGGACCCACGGGCACAACAGAACGTGCCAAATAGTATCTTCTTAACAAATATTCGTCGATTTTTCCGTGTTTTGTTGGGCACAGGAGCCCTGATCATCAAAGGGCCCTGGTCACCCAGGGAAGGAACATTCCAGAAGTTCCCAAAACTTCACCCCTTGTAAAGGCCACATGGCTTCAGCCTAGGGAAGAGTTAACTTTCTGGCCACTGGAGACAGCGTCCTGCCCGCAGGAGCTGCCCAACCAATGGCACTCCGCGCTGATGATGTCATGGTCCTCCTGCGCCTCCTATTGGGCACCGGACAGCGAATCGGGCTCGGGTCTCGGGCAGAGGAGCCGCCGAGACTGAGcgggggcagcgggagagggggaagggaaggcgAGCCGAGCCGGCGGAGCTGCTTCTGCCCCATCCCTCTCTCCAGTCCCCCTGCGCCTTCCGATAGGACCCTGGGGACCACCCCGCATTCGGACAAACAAGACAGGGCAGCTGTGGTCCAGAGGACAGGCTGGGGGCTCCCACTGCCAACTGGAGAAAACGTTCAGCCTGCCCACCAGGCACACAGGGAGCAGGGTGGCTGGGGCGAGGGGCCAGCCTccagcgtgcacacacacacacactcacacactcacacactcacgtacaccccctccccgccccccaggcaCGGACAGCTTCTTCCTTGGACacaccctccctcctccacccctgacTCTCTTCTGCCTTACCTGCCTGAGGACTGGAGGTCTGTTTCCGAGCTGCTGCCCATTACTGCCCCGTCTGCTCCGCTGGGCTCTCTGTGGGCGGGAGGACCAGGCAAGAGGAGCTGTGGGCAGCGCCCAGGCCCAGAACCCTCTCTCCTGCAGGACCCAGCCACTCTGGCCTGGGGAAGCTGGGGAGCTTCAGCCAGAGTTTTTGAAGAGCTGCGAACTCCCCCTGCTCTGAGTGAAAGCCTCTCAGGGACTCCCTGCAAATCTGCACCCCATCCTCCACCACCCTCCCAGAAGGTCCAGGTAGCCTGGGGCCCAACTTCAGCTTGGCTCTCGCCCCACAGTAGtttctacccacccacccacccaagtCCACTGCCCAGTTTCTCACGGTTGGACCCGGTTGGCGAATCGGCGGCGCCAGAGCATGGCCAAGGTGCTGAGCACGAAAAGAGTGGTGCACATGACTCAGCTGCCCCATCCCCTCCCCGACAGGGTCCGCAGAAGAAGGCCAAGATGGCCCTGTCACCTTCCGCGAGCCACTGCCGTCTGTCCTGAGGTTCCTGCTGGCCCTGGATTAGGAGGCTCAAGCTGCTTAGTGGGGTCAGCAGACCCGACCTTGCGCAGACTGATTAACCTGGCTGGGACCAGGTTGTCGCCCACGGTGGCAGGGTAAATCAAGCTTTCCCTTCGGGATGTCGATGTGACAGACCTGGGTCGGACCCTCAAGGGACTTCTAGTTTTGACACACGCCCTGGCCAGTTACATAAATGACCACAATGGAGAGACGTAGGTGATGGAGGGCAGAGCCCTGGGTGCGCTACAAGCCTTAGGGAACGCCCAGCTGGAAGAAGAGCTGGGGGCACCGAAATTGGGAGGGGCTCGAGGAAGGTTGAGCCCCCTGGCTGGCAGATTCTTTTGGGGGCTGCAGACATGAAAGCATCGGGCATGTTCCGGCAACTGGAAGTTGAGTGTCAGCAGAACAATGATGTCATGGGAAGGCAtcgggaggggaggaagggagaagaatatTAGATGATGAAGCCAGAAAGACAAGGAAGGCCAGGGATTGAAGGGCTGGCTAAGCCGTTCAGTTGTCCCCTCTGGACAATTCTCTCCAACTGTTCCTGATGACCAATCCTCTTCCTTAAACGATTGATCTTCAGTGTGCATCGTGAAATAGTATATGCATCCGCTTAGACATTATATACTATACAACGGGGCAAATATAGTCCTGCACCAGGAACACACAGAAGACTTGCAACGATGAGATGAGAGTAAGCAGACATAAGATTTCTCCTGCTTGATTTTCCGGTGGAAACCTTCCGGGCAGGTGCTTGGAAGGGCACCACACTGGCGTCGGGCATCCTATCAGACTGCTTCAGGGAGGTGGCCAGGTGCAGAGGGCTCTGTCCTGGCCCAGGCAGCCTGGGGAGCAGAGATGGGTCTGAGCATTCATCCTCTTCCAACCCTTTCCAAAACCCACAGAAGGCACTAGATTCTCCTTCCCTCAAATGAGATGGAGGCAGAGTCAAGGGGACCCCTGCCCAGGATTCCAGGGAGGTATGTGAACCCTGAGCATCAGGGAGGGCCAGAGCTGGGGCTCCACCGGGGCTCTCTACTCGGAAATATGATTTTAACATACTTAAACCAGCGCTCAAGAGAAGAGCCAACCTCTTCTGATACTTGCAGTGGGACACAAAGTCTTGAGAAGGGCGGGGTCACCAGGGAGTGTTAGGGAGAATTGGGCCCTGGCCTCCTGCTGGGGCTGGGCATCAGAGGTCGGACCTGGCTCCCAACAGCTTATTTGCAGGGTGGGGACCCATTGGCTCCCAGGCCCAGACGCGGCCTCCTGTCCTGTGGTGCTCCCACCTCGCAGAGCAGGACCACCTGAATGAGAATTCGTCTCCTGCATTCGCGGAATCAGCGCCTAGTCGCAGCTTTGGCACCTAAGCTGTCTCCAGGGCCTGGGCCTCCCCAAGATTACTTGacaccttccccacctccctgcccggCCGGCTACCCCTCCTGTGGACTTCCCTCCACCAGGGCCGGGATTCGGGGTAGCGCCTGTTTTTTGCCTGCCTCTGTCATTcataagccacccaggggcctttCTTCCGACGCCATGCGCCATGCGCACGTACCgcggcaggggtggtggtggggggggtgctggCCGGAAGGAAAGGGGACGCTGGCCTGGGCGCTGAAATTCGACAGCCGTCCCCCATCACCGCAGTAGGGGATTCCAACACGGAACTGGAGCAGGGAGGCGACCCCAGTCCCAAACCCTCCAGAGCCTGGGGTCCGGGGCTCCGGGAGTGGCGCCGCGGCCCCCAGTGGCTGGCTTGGGAGAAGCCGGGAGGGAGCGTGTGCTCAGCTGGGACCCCCGCGCCGCCGGAGGTTCTGCGTCCGCCCCCTCGGACGGACGGCCACGACGCAAACGCCTGGGATTGTTTGACTTTGAGTCAGTTCCCCGCCGCGTGAAGggagcacacacgcacacagccCGACACCGCCCGCAGCGTGAGCCGCGACACTGTGCCCCCCGGCCGCGCCCGCCCGGGTGCACTCCTGTGCGGCCCGCGCAGCCCAGCGCCGCGtgaccgccccctccccccgaggCTCCCCAGCACTCCCACCACACCTACGCCCCAGCCCCGCCCGGCGGTCAAGGTCCGTGGTGGCCTGGCGGGCGCGATCCGcgtctcccccaccccgcccagcctTCACCTTGCCGGAATTGGCTCACCGACGCGGGGTTTGGGGTTTGGAgcggctttattttttttcacatttttccagCAGACCACATCCCCGCCCCCCGCTCGcggtcccccgccccccgcacatATAccctgcacacacactcacacacacacacacacacacacacacacacaaacccggCGCGCAGAGACAGACACGCTCCCTCCCTCCGGCGCGCTCTACCCCTCGCTCGccagcccgcccgcccgccgcgcaCGCAGCCGGCCCCGGCTCCCCGCGCCcggcgccccgcgccccgctgCCTCCGAGCGAAGCCGGGCTGGGCTTGGAGCTGCTCATGGAGAAAGTGCCGGGCGAGATGGAGATTGAGCGCAGGGAGCGGAGCGAGGAGCTGTCCGAGGCGGAGAGGAAGGCGGTGCAG from Mustela nigripes isolate SB6536 chromosome 16, MUSNIG.SB6536, whole genome shotgun sequence includes these protein-coding regions:
- the PRCD gene encoding photoreceptor disk component PRCD, which encodes MCTTLFVLSTLAMLWRRRFANRVQPEPSGADGAVMGSSSETDLQSSGREKESLK